From the genome of Solidesulfovibrio carbinolicus, one region includes:
- a CDS encoding YibE/F family protein, producing MARMGLGTRKDWLLLALVTGLSVGLWLWPTGFEERLPADAHQVKATVTAVDNAHVRQYGLVREGEQRVTAVPVSGPFAGRPVVADNILVGKLEMDKLFAPGDTALLVLSLRGDAIVSAVAQDHWRLSLQGLLLGLFALALIAYAGLVGVKAVVSFVFTALLLWKVLVPATLAGVDPMLCVLGVIAALMAAIVFLVGGVNRRSLAAYLGSLGGVGVTCLLSLATAPGFALPGSVKPFAEMLLYTGYAHLDLGRMFLATICLGASGAIMDVAMDVAASQSEVAAHHPEIGRMGLCLSGFRVGRVVVGTMATTLLLAYCGGSLALLMVVMAQGVPLINVATMPHVAAEIANTLVGSFGLVTAAPLTAVAGALLLAEGRKG from the coding sequence ATGGCGCGGATGGGTTTGGGGACGCGGAAGGATTGGTTGTTGCTGGCGCTCGTGACGGGGCTTTCCGTCGGATTGTGGCTTTGGCCCACCGGTTTCGAGGAACGCCTGCCCGCCGACGCGCATCAGGTCAAGGCCACGGTCACGGCCGTGGACAATGCCCACGTGCGCCAATACGGGCTCGTGCGCGAGGGCGAGCAGCGGGTGACGGCGGTTCCGGTCTCCGGCCCCTTTGCCGGCCGGCCGGTGGTCGCCGACAATATCCTGGTCGGCAAGCTCGAAATGGACAAGCTCTTCGCCCCGGGCGACACGGCCCTGCTGGTCCTGTCCCTGCGCGGCGACGCCATTGTCTCGGCCGTGGCCCAGGATCATTGGCGGCTCTCGCTCCAGGGCCTGCTGCTGGGGCTTTTCGCCTTGGCCCTAATCGCCTACGCCGGTCTGGTCGGGGTCAAGGCCGTGGTCTCGTTTGTCTTCACGGCCCTGCTCCTGTGGAAGGTGCTGGTGCCGGCCACCCTGGCCGGGGTCGATCCCATGTTGTGCGTCCTTGGCGTCATCGCCGCGCTCATGGCGGCCATCGTGTTTCTGGTTGGCGGCGTGAACCGCCGCTCCCTGGCCGCCTACCTCGGCTCGCTTGGGGGCGTGGGCGTCACCTGTCTGCTGTCCCTAGCTACCGCCCCGGGCTTTGCCTTGCCCGGTTCGGTCAAGCCCTTTGCCGAGATGCTCCTCTATACCGGCTACGCCCACCTGGATCTCGGCCGCATGTTTCTGGCCACCATTTGCCTGGGGGCCAGCGGGGCCATCATGGACGTGGCCATGGACGTGGCCGCCAGCCAGTCCGAGGTGGCCGCCCACCACCCGGAAATCGGGCGCATGGGCCTTTGCCTCTCGGGTTTTCGGGTCGGCCGGGTGGTGGTCGGCACCATGGCCACCACGCTGCTTCTGGCCTACTGCGGCGGCAGTCTGGCGCTGCTCATGGTGGTCATGGCCCAGGGCGTGCCGCTTATCAACGTGGCCACCATGCCCCATGTGGCGGCGGAGATCGCCAATACCCTGGTCGGCAGCTTCGGACTGGTCACGGCCGCGCCCCTGACCGCCGTGGCCGGCGCGCTGCTTTTGGCCGAGGGCCGTAAAGGCTGA
- a CDS encoding peroxiredoxin family protein, with protein sequence MKALALGILAALILLAAPGSQALAAEASEAPGAKPLAVGTAFPDVPLIGPVSPELAENLGISQNGPTPIAKIKAEVLIVEIFSMYCPFCQRDAPTVNELAALIDKRGLADRVKIIGIGAGNSDTEVDIFRKKFKVPFALFSDATFAVHSAVGQVGTPYYYVLKKTPQGFTIVAAHLGLIHSPADFLKDVTAKAGL encoded by the coding sequence ATGAAAGCTCTTGCCCTCGGCATCCTCGCCGCCCTCATCCTGTTGGCCGCACCCGGTAGCCAGGCCCTGGCCGCCGAAGCTTCCGAGGCCCCGGGGGCCAAGCCCCTGGCTGTGGGGACCGCCTTCCCCGACGTGCCGCTCATTGGCCCCGTCAGCCCGGAACTGGCCGAAAACCTCGGCATCTCCCAAAATGGCCCGACACCTATCGCCAAAATCAAGGCCGAGGTGCTCATCGTCGAAATTTTCAGCATGTACTGCCCGTTTTGCCAACGTGACGCCCCTACCGTCAACGAACTGGCCGCGCTCATCGACAAGCGCGGTCTGGCTGATCGCGTCAAGATCATCGGCATCGGCGCCGGCAACTCCGACACCGAGGTGGACATCTTCCGCAAGAAGTTCAAAGTCCCGTTCGCCCTTTTTTCCGACGCCACCTTCGCCGTCCACAGCGCCGTGGGCCAAGTCGGCACGCCCTATTACTACGTGCTTAAAAAGACGCCCCAGGGCTTTACCATCGTCGCCGCCCACCTCGGCCTCATCCATTCCCCGGCCGATTTCCTCAAGGACGTGACGGCCAAAGCCGGCTTGTAA
- a CDS encoding MBOAT family O-acyltransferase: MIPDSPLFLYGFLPAVLALFYLSPVGLRCGVLLAASAVYFFLADAAGLPILAGAILGNYLLGRLIDASQGPPRRRFVALGVAANVALLAFYKYVTDASPLGVSFFTFSAIAYLMDVGRGQLAAETNGLRFATAMAFFPKITAGPIARFGPLLPELAAPRPTLDDFREGGWRLAVGLAKKTLIAGSLAPIADDAFSRSAGLDMATAWLGLVCYTAQIYYDFSGYTDMAVGIGRLFGARLPENFDHPYIAQSVREFWRRWHISLSTWFRDYLYIPLGGGRAAPWRVQCNLLIVFALCGVWHGATANFLVWGLWHGVFLSLERTRLGRALDRAPAVVRHGYLLTAVMLGWVLFRASDFAVSAAYCKALFSFTAEGFDYAWLAVVTRQRLAALAAAVVFAMPLGGVWQAVCRRFGSFEAIVAAWGRLAALAVLLGASAMAVAAGGYSPFIYARF, from the coding sequence ATGATACCGGATTCGCCGCTTTTTCTGTACGGCTTTTTGCCGGCGGTCCTGGCGCTGTTTTATCTTTCGCCCGTAGGTCTGCGCTGCGGGGTGCTGCTGGCGGCAAGCGCCGTGTATTTCTTTCTGGCCGACGCCGCCGGCCTGCCGATCCTGGCCGGGGCCATCCTGGGCAATTACCTGCTTGGCCGTTTGATCGACGCCAGCCAAGGCCCGCCCCGGCGGCGCTTCGTCGCCCTGGGCGTGGCCGCCAACGTGGCCCTGCTCGCCTTCTATAAATATGTTACGGACGCGTCTCCCCTTGGCGTGTCGTTTTTCACCTTTTCGGCCATCGCCTATCTGATGGACGTCGGGCGCGGCCAGCTCGCCGCCGAGACAAACGGCCTGCGTTTCGCCACGGCCATGGCCTTTTTCCCCAAGATTACCGCCGGCCCCATCGCCCGGTTCGGGCCGCTTTTGCCGGAGCTGGCCGCGCCGCGTCCGACCCTTGACGACTTTCGGGAGGGCGGCTGGCGGCTGGCCGTGGGCCTGGCCAAGAAAACCCTGATCGCCGGATCCCTGGCCCCCATCGCCGATGACGCCTTCAGCCGGTCGGCCGGTCTGGACATGGCCACGGCCTGGCTGGGGCTTGTCTGCTACACGGCGCAGATCTACTACGATTTTTCCGGCTACACCGACATGGCCGTGGGCATCGGCCGCCTGTTCGGGGCTCGTCTGCCCGAGAACTTCGACCATCCCTACATTGCCCAAAGCGTGCGCGAGTTCTGGCGACGCTGGCATATTTCCCTGTCCACCTGGTTTCGCGACTACCTCTACATCCCCCTGGGCGGCGGCCGCGCCGCGCCCTGGCGGGTGCAGTGCAATTTGCTGATCGTCTTTGCCCTGTGCGGCGTCTGGCACGGGGCCACGGCCAATTTTCTGGTCTGGGGCCTGTGGCACGGGGTGTTTTTGTCCCTGGAACGCACCCGTCTGGGCCGGGCTTTGGACCGCGCCCCGGCCGTGGTGCGCCACGGCTATCTGCTCACCGCCGTCATGCTTGGCTGGGTGCTTTTTCGGGCCTCGGACTTCGCCGTGTCGGCGGCCTATTGCAAGGCGCTTTTCTCGTTTACGGCCGAAGGGTTCGATTACGCCTGGCTGGCCGTGGTCACCCGCCAGCGTCTGGCCGCGTTGGCGGCGGCGGTGGTCTTTGCCATGCCTCTTGGCGGGGTGTGGCAGGCCGTGTGCCGCCGTTTTGGTTCGTTCGAGGCGATTGTGGCTGCCTGGGGCCGGTTGGCCGCCCTGGCCGTGCTGCTTGGAGCCTCGGCCATGGCCGTGGCCGCCGGCGGCTATTCGCCCTTTATCTACGCGAGGTTCTAG
- a CDS encoding trans-sulfuration enzyme family protein has protein sequence MDLSKMGENTRSVRAGERLDRRVGGVTTPIHTAAAYMAADDVEGAYRYPRYLNIPTQAAPAEKLAALEGAETAIALASGMAAIASSLLAVLQTGDHVVLQADLYGGTHRFLMAELTRLGIGFTMVSEADAGRLEAAVTERTRAVFVETPSNPLLRVIDLEGVAAMAKKRGLISMVDNTFASPINQKPLALGFDLSIHSGTKYLNGHSDLNCGLVAGSKALVDAVKERAVNFGQTLNTYDCYLLERGMKTLSLRMARHNDNAQAVAERLAARKGVSAVHYPGLPTHPGHELAKRQMLGFGGMMSFALDCSPEAARTFMDALTLILEAVSLGGIESLACFPAVTSHAKMPREDRLAIGVGDTLVRLSVGCEDADDIIADLAQAMDAAGLA, from the coding sequence ATGGACTTGTCCAAGATGGGGGAAAACACCCGCAGCGTGCGGGCCGGCGAACGCCTCGACCGCCGGGTGGGCGGCGTCACCACGCCCATCCACACCGCCGCCGCCTACATGGCCGCCGACGACGTGGAAGGGGCCTACCGCTACCCGCGCTACTTGAACATTCCCACCCAGGCCGCCCCGGCCGAGAAGCTGGCCGCCCTGGAAGGGGCCGAGACCGCCATCGCCCTGGCCTCGGGCATGGCCGCCATCGCCTCAAGCCTGCTCGCCGTGCTCCAGACCGGCGACCATGTGGTGCTCCAGGCCGACCTCTACGGCGGCACCCACCGGTTCCTCATGGCCGAACTGACCCGCCTGGGCATCGGCTTCACCATGGTTTCCGAAGCCGATGCCGGCCGGCTGGAAGCCGCCGTCACCGAGCGCACCCGGGCCGTTTTCGTGGAAACGCCAAGCAATCCGCTGCTGCGCGTCATCGATCTTGAAGGCGTGGCCGCCATGGCCAAAAAGCGGGGGCTTATCTCCATGGTGGACAACACCTTTGCCTCGCCCATCAACCAAAAGCCCCTCGCCCTGGGCTTTGATCTGTCCATCCACAGCGGCACCAAATACTTAAACGGCCACAGCGACCTCAACTGCGGCCTGGTCGCCGGCTCCAAGGCGCTTGTTGACGCGGTCAAGGAGCGGGCCGTCAACTTCGGCCAGACGCTCAACACCTACGACTGCTACCTGCTGGAACGCGGCATGAAGACGCTGTCCCTGCGCATGGCCCGGCACAACGACAACGCCCAGGCCGTGGCCGAGCGGCTGGCCGCCCGCAAAGGGGTCTCGGCCGTCCACTATCCGGGCCTGCCCACCCACCCCGGCCATGAGCTGGCCAAGCGCCAGATGCTCGGCTTTGGCGGCATGATGTCCTTTGCCCTGGACTGTTCGCCCGAGGCCGCCCGGACCTTCATGGACGCCCTGACGCTGATCCTCGAAGCCGTGAGCCTGGGCGGCATCGAATCCCTGGCCTGCTTCCCGGCCGTGACTTCCCACGCCAAGATGCCGCGCGAGGATCGCCTGGCCATCGGCGTCGGCGACACCCTGGTGCGCCTGTCTGTCGGCTGCGAGGACGCCGATGACATCATCGCCGACCTCGCCCAGGCCATGGACGCCGCCGGCCTCGCCTGA
- a CDS encoding bacteriohemerythrin, with protein MEQIAFDDSLRTGFALIDEQHALFLSMLTDLAAQIEAGHHRQGVLDAFQGMRLYADGHFSGEEALMDARGYPQLPAHRVQHDAFRGMVAELENRLGEGVGLVSLETLEYLGSWFIRHIRDEDMRFAAFVRESAAASS; from the coding sequence ATGGAACAGATTGCATTTGATGATTCGTTGCGCACCGGATTTGCGCTTATCGATGAACAGCACGCCCTATTTCTCTCCATGTTGACGGACTTGGCCGCCCAAATCGAGGCCGGGCATCACCGTCAAGGCGTCCTGGACGCCTTCCAAGGCATGCGGCTTTACGCGGACGGGCATTTCTCGGGCGAGGAAGCGTTGATGGACGCCCGTGGCTACCCGCAACTGCCGGCCCACCGGGTGCAGCATGACGCCTTTCGGGGCATGGTGGCGGAACTCGAAAACCGCCTGGGAGAAGGCGTCGGCCTTGTTTCCCTGGAGACCCTGGAATACCTGGGCAGTTGGTTCATCCGGCACATCCGCGACGAGGACATGCGGTTTGCCGCTTTCGTCCGGGAGAGCGCCGCCGCCTCGTCCTGA
- a CDS encoding alkaline phosphatase, with translation MRRHVLPPFCAAHINRLAWIVLAILMLAATSAHAAAPKYVFFFIGDGLAMAQRSAAEYFLAAKDGKPEPGIVKLVMNKMPVQGMTTTYSLNSIITDSGAAGTALASGVKSYNGAIGVDGAKKPVPTMAEKARDKGYKVGIVSSVSLDHATPACFYAHQPSRNNYYEISMEAAKSGFDYFGGGGFKDPAGKKSKIEGEKQNALDAMKAAGYVVADTAEAIKAAKPGTKLVALNPELDADKALPYALDGDKKGLTLAEYTAKGIELLDNPKGFFFMVEGGKIDWACHANDAAASIEDTLAFDAAVAEAVKFAEKHPKETLIVVTGDHECGGMTLGFAGTRYGNYYDYLKNQKASFEGFTAALKEYKKTHDAASAKFEDVVPMIKESFGLIVPTEADLEAMKSAPKPDENVTSPANPYGLYLRDFEVAAVKDAFARSMQGESQKSGDEMDYRAYGGYEPLAVALTHILGQKAGIGWTSYSHTGVPVVTSAVGPGAEVFAGYYDNTDLAKKLMGALGDKQIASN, from the coding sequence ATGCGCCGACACGTCCTGCCGCCTTTTTGCGCGGCCCATATCAACCGCTTGGCCTGGATCGTCCTGGCCATCCTCATGCTGGCCGCCACCAGCGCCCATGCCGCCGCGCCCAAGTACGTCTTTTTCTTCATCGGCGACGGTCTGGCCATGGCCCAGCGCAGCGCCGCCGAATACTTCCTGGCCGCCAAGGACGGCAAACCCGAACCCGGCATCGTCAAACTCGTCATGAACAAGATGCCGGTCCAGGGCATGACCACCACCTATTCACTCAATTCCATCATCACCGACTCCGGCGCGGCCGGCACCGCCCTGGCCTCGGGCGTGAAAAGCTACAACGGGGCCATCGGCGTGGACGGGGCGAAAAAGCCCGTGCCCACCATGGCCGAAAAAGCCCGTGACAAAGGCTACAAGGTCGGCATCGTCTCCAGCGTGTCCCTGGACCACGCCACCCCGGCCTGTTTCTACGCCCATCAGCCCAGCCGCAACAATTATTATGAGATTTCCATGGAAGCCGCCAAAAGCGGTTTCGACTACTTCGGCGGCGGCGGCTTCAAGGACCCGGCCGGCAAGAAATCCAAGATCGAAGGCGAGAAGCAAAACGCCCTGGACGCCATGAAGGCCGCCGGCTACGTCGTGGCCGACACGGCTGAAGCGATCAAAGCCGCCAAGCCCGGGACCAAGCTCGTGGCGCTCAACCCCGAACTCGACGCCGACAAGGCCCTGCCCTACGCCCTGGACGGCGACAAGAAAGGCCTGACCCTGGCCGAGTACACCGCCAAGGGCATCGAACTGCTGGACAACCCCAAGGGTTTTTTCTTCATGGTCGAAGGCGGCAAGATCGACTGGGCCTGCCACGCCAACGACGCCGCCGCCTCCATCGAAGACACCCTGGCCTTTGACGCCGCCGTGGCCGAAGCCGTCAAATTCGCCGAAAAGCACCCCAAGGAAACGCTTATCGTCGTCACCGGCGACCACGAGTGCGGCGGCATGACCCTGGGCTTTGCCGGCACCCGCTACGGCAACTATTACGACTACCTCAAAAACCAGAAGGCCTCCTTCGAAGGCTTCACCGCGGCGCTGAAGGAATACAAAAAGACCCACGACGCCGCCTCGGCCAAGTTCGAAGACGTCGTGCCCATGATCAAGGAGAGCTTCGGCCTCATCGTCCCCACCGAGGCCGACCTCGAAGCCATGAAGAGCGCTCCCAAGCCCGACGAAAACGTGACCTCCCCGGCCAACCCCTACGGCCTGTACCTGCGCGATTTCGAAGTCGCGGCCGTCAAGGACGCCTTCGCCCGCTCCATGCAGGGCGAATCCCAGAAGTCCGGGGACGAAATGGACTACCGGGCCTACGGCGGCTACGAGCCCCTGGCCGTGGCGCTCACCCACATTCTCGGCCAGAAAGCCGGCATCGGTTGGACCAGCTACTCCCACACCGGCGTGCCCGTGGTCACCTCGGCCGTGGGACCGGGCGCGGAAGTCTTCGCCGGCTACTACGACAACACCGATCTGGCCAAAAAGCTCATGGGGGCTCTCGGCGACAAGCAGATCGCCAGTAATTAG
- a CDS encoding glycosyltransferase family 39 protein, with translation MPRHLPAILLALGLFALALFARLPHLDRESLWEDDWLALDRASMAPAEMARIQQWLGPSRTTYDFHPPLYYVLEHTILGFDRSVYAVKFSGVLAGALTVVVLFFLGRALFSTAAGLGCGVLAAGCLYHVAASRSIKVYVLLLLVFSASQLALWQALKRGRGREWLLYAFLGAALLYTAYVGAPALAAQAAFATAFLLVHSRDIPGRPDAAPTDRRRVAWAACGFALAGLAYLPWLPGLFFIQETFHNPAVRALARFDWPLFAGVLADFGRYAHPAPGPWPYILPIAAGLGLLAALRRRQWLQTLLILLPSLASVAAIITAKSEMNEILSTRHFVLLLPALLLLAGNGAAALGALLPGPTWGKTALAGLFAAILALPQYTDLPRLWSHTISYDKELAAFLATARGPAEAIECFGYKAPIKRFGLGWYLDGRVTPLAETAGAPEAGYLRVLAVQNSIGAPMVELPGAVPATDFAISIFRTRAQRLGIVRRAPIALTPDASGRFTYADAFDDLRVYADAASLTNLAPDPERSLLAPIGIRPGTVRYDFLVPDGVTLDAAALSAGLRLYKRHASHQAPCFVDIEVSRDGGPFATLTRLTDADFAGLAAGPCPSLLEIPIYNTCRKLGRDIDLTGRLAGSRRFSLRLTLSPGLEEGYLHLDDLALAAALSGTAQPLAGPRAILERLTASGALGRGDPAIPRLAPGGPFALAATPDAAALPGVTGGPQTLAAYKAAHPGEQPVAVLADASGAPAVELFDPDLAGPRLCLSGKEPAVETTGTGGRAQALTVTGSLDAPSFSLSGQAVDIPVAAPAGTTLAVNAGGQGRLWWRPDFSKARFAAMVLDSAHNVRPVPDADNDGGLSCRDASPCRADFPFLSGFPMRRATLTVYPRVANDPEGKNAAHVLVSTDGGATFRPVLSLVSDRSGGWTPLFTPYRLELPLEKTSGMLAVRLEMTGDGAQFWSHTRPIDAMALTLALDTRALDAFELPAGPAVLRLTHPGANAVCYAADTAPIPFPAELERQ, from the coding sequence ATGCCGCGACATCTGCCCGCCATTTTGCTGGCCCTGGGGCTTTTCGCCCTGGCCCTTTTCGCCCGACTGCCCCACCTCGACCGCGAGTCGCTGTGGGAAGACGACTGGCTGGCCCTCGACCGTGCCTCCATGGCTCCGGCCGAAATGGCCCGCATCCAGCAATGGCTCGGGCCCTCGCGCACCACCTACGACTTCCACCCGCCCCTGTATTACGTCCTGGAACACACCATCCTGGGCTTCGACCGCAGCGTCTACGCGGTCAAATTCTCGGGCGTCTTGGCCGGGGCGCTGACCGTCGTCGTGCTGTTTTTCCTGGGCCGGGCGCTTTTCTCCACGGCCGCCGGCCTGGGCTGCGGGGTGCTGGCCGCCGGCTGCCTCTACCACGTGGCCGCCTCCCGTTCGATCAAGGTCTATGTCCTGCTGCTCTTGGTCTTTTCGGCCAGCCAGCTGGCCCTGTGGCAGGCGCTCAAACGCGGCCGGGGGCGTGAATGGCTGCTCTACGCGTTTTTGGGTGCGGCCCTGCTCTATACCGCTTACGTCGGCGCGCCGGCCCTGGCCGCCCAGGCGGCTTTTGCCACCGCCTTTCTCCTGGTCCACAGCCGCGACATACCGGGCCGCCCCGACGCCGCGCCCACCGACCGCCGCCGCGTGGCCTGGGCGGCTTGCGGCTTTGCCCTGGCCGGCCTGGCCTATCTGCCCTGGCTTCCGGGACTCTTTTTCATCCAGGAGACCTTCCACAACCCGGCCGTGCGCGCCCTGGCCCGGTTCGACTGGCCGCTTTTTGCCGGCGTGCTGGCCGATTTCGGTCGTTACGCCCATCCCGCCCCCGGGCCGTGGCCGTATATCCTCCCTATCGCGGCCGGGCTTGGGCTGCTTGCGGCCTTACGGCGTCGCCAATGGCTCCAGACGCTGCTCATCCTCCTGCCGAGCCTGGCTTCGGTGGCTGCCATTATTACGGCCAAGTCCGAGATGAACGAGATCCTCTCCACCCGCCATTTCGTGCTGCTGCTGCCGGCCCTGCTCTTACTCGCCGGCAACGGCGCGGCCGCGCTTGGCGCGCTCCTGCCCGGCCCGACCTGGGGCAAAACCGCCCTGGCCGGCCTTTTCGCCGCCATTCTGGCCCTGCCCCAGTATACCGATCTGCCCCGCCTGTGGTCCCACACCATCAGCTACGACAAGGAACTGGCCGCCTTTCTGGCCACGGCCCGGGGGCCGGCCGAGGCCATCGAATGTTTCGGCTACAAAGCGCCCATCAAGCGTTTCGGCCTGGGCTGGTATCTGGACGGCCGCGTTACCCCCCTGGCCGAGACGGCCGGCGCGCCCGAGGCCGGCTATCTGCGGGTTCTTGCCGTGCAAAACAGCATCGGCGCGCCCATGGTCGAGCTGCCCGGGGCCGTGCCCGCAACCGATTTCGCCATCTCCATCTTCCGCACCCGGGCGCAGCGCCTGGGGATCGTGCGCCGCGCCCCTATCGCGCTTACCCCCGACGCGTCGGGCCGTTTCACCTACGCCGACGCCTTTGACGACCTGCGCGTCTACGCCGACGCGGCAAGCCTCACAAACCTCGCCCCGGACCCGGAACGCTCGCTGTTGGCCCCCATCGGCATCCGTCCCGGAACCGTGCGCTACGATTTCCTGGTCCCCGACGGCGTTACCCTGGACGCCGCCGCGCTGTCCGCCGGCCTGCGCCTGTACAAACGCCACGCCAGCCACCAAGCGCCCTGCTTCGTGGACATCGAGGTCAGCCGTGACGGCGGCCCCTTTGCAACGCTCACTCGCCTCACCGACGCCGACTTCGCCGGCCTCGCCGCCGGCCCCTGCCCGAGCCTGCTGGAAATCCCCATCTACAACACCTGCCGCAAGCTTGGCCGGGACATCGACCTGACCGGCCGGCTGGCCGGCAGCCGCCGCTTCTCCCTGCGCCTGACGCTCTCCCCGGGCCTGGAGGAAGGCTATCTCCACCTCGACGATCTGGCGCTTGCCGCCGCGCTTTCCGGCACGGCCCAGCCCCTGGCCGGCCCCCGGGCCATCCTCGAACGGCTAACGGCCAGCGGCGCCCTGGGCCGGGGCGACCCGGCCATCCCGCGTCTGGCCCCGGGCGGCCCCTTTGCCCTGGCCGCCACGCCCGACGCCGCTGCCCTGCCCGGCGTTACCGGCGGCCCCCAGACCCTTGCCGCCTACAAGGCCGCGCACCCGGGCGAACAGCCCGTGGCCGTGCTGGCCGACGCCTCGGGCGCGCCGGCCGTGGAGCTTTTCGACCCCGATCTGGCCGGCCCGCGCCTGTGCCTGTCCGGCAAGGAACCAGCCGTCGAAACCACGGGCACGGGCGGCAGGGCCCAGGCGCTGACCGTGACCGGCAGCCTCGACGCGCCGTCGTTTAGCCTGTCCGGCCAGGCCGTGGACATTCCGGTGGCCGCGCCGGCCGGCACGACCCTGGCCGTCAACGCCGGGGGACAGGGCCGGCTGTGGTGGCGGCCGGATTTTTCCAAGGCCCGCTTCGCCGCCATGGTCCTGGATTCGGCCCACAACGTCCGTCCCGTGCCCGACGCCGACAACGACGGCGGCCTGTCCTGCCGGGACGCCTCCCCCTGCCGGGCCGATTTTCCCTTTCTCTCCGGCTTTCCCATGCGGCGCGCCACGCTTACGGTCTATCCCCGGGTCGCCAACGATCCAGAGGGTAAAAACGCCGCCCATGTGCTCGTCTCCACCGATGGCGGCGCGACCTTCCGGCCGGTGCTGTCCCTGGTCAGCGACCGCTCGGGCGGCTGGACGCCGCTTTTTACGCCCTACCGCCTGGAGCTGCCTCTGGAAAAGACCTCGGGAATGCTCGCCGTCCGGCTGGAGATGACCGGGGACGGAGCCCAGTTCTGGTCCCACACCCGGCCCATCGACGCCATGGCCCTGACCCTGGCCCTGGACACGCGCGCCCTGGACGCCTTTGAGCTGCCCGCCGGTCCGGCCGTCCTGCGCCTGACCCATCCCGGGGCCAACGCCGTCTGCTACGCCGCCGACACCGCGCCCATCCCCTTCCCGGCCGAGTTGGAACGCCAGTGA
- a CDS encoding alginate O-acetyltransferase AlgX-related protein, whose protein sequence is MVRLANILQILAVVVFLAAPYGLPLLGLSGGRLAVENRPQAPVPPLAEALDAPGRYGPALAAHVRDAAPFRDHLIRANNRLRLALFGESPVPGVIVGRNDWLYYNLEHALDDYLNVVPLSERDMQEMVRVQVARRDWLAEQGIAYLVMFAPNKERVYPEHLPPGLHPLRPESRLSQIIPRLRAAGLDVLDLRQAVTAGKAAGRTYMKTDTHWNGYGGLLGASALVAALSGRFPALEPLDPSNYELVVTDRPGGDLSEMLLLPDLWREPDVSARSRVAALARPAAPGDYPDPADHPERERAAYETDRKDWPRAVFFHDSFARAMQVHAAERFSRSVFLWTHALVPFVIEKERPDVVVLEVVERYVFALLVDWSN, encoded by the coding sequence ATGGTCCGTCTGGCGAACATCCTGCAAATCCTGGCTGTTGTCGTTTTTCTGGCCGCGCCCTACGGTTTGCCGCTCCTTGGCCTTTCCGGCGGCCGGCTGGCTGTTGAAAACCGGCCCCAGGCCCCGGTCCCGCCCCTGGCCGAGGCCCTCGACGCGCCCGGGCGCTACGGTCCGGCCCTGGCCGCCCACGTCCGTGACGCCGCGCCCTTTCGTGACCATCTCATCCGGGCCAACAACCGCCTGCGCCTGGCCCTTTTCGGCGAATCCCCTGTGCCGGGGGTCATCGTCGGCCGGAATGATTGGCTCTATTACAACCTGGAACACGCCCTGGACGATTACCTCAACGTCGTACCCCTGTCCGAGCGCGACATGCAGGAGATGGTGCGCGTCCAGGTGGCGCGCCGCGACTGGCTGGCCGAGCAGGGCATCGCTTATCTCGTTATGTTCGCGCCCAACAAGGAGCGCGTCTATCCCGAGCATCTGCCGCCGGGCCTGCATCCGCTGCGCCCCGAATCGCGTCTGTCCCAGATCATCCCCCGGCTGCGCGCCGCCGGCCTGGACGTCCTGGACCTGCGCCAGGCGGTGACCGCCGGCAAGGCGGCCGGTCGGACCTACATGAAGACCGACACGCATTGGAACGGTTACGGCGGGCTGCTTGGCGCATCAGCTTTGGTGGCCGCTCTGTCTGGGCGTTTTCCAGCTCTTGAGCCTCTTGATCCGTCCAACTACGAGCTGGTTGTGACGGATCGTCCTGGCGGCGATTTATCCGAGATGCTGCTGTTGCCCGACCTCTGGCGTGAACCCGACGTGTCGGCCCGGTCTCGGGTCGCGGCACTGGCCCGTCCGGCTGCCCCGGGCGATTATCCCGATCCGGCCGACCACCCCGAGCGGGAGCGGGCCGCCTATGAAACGGACCGCAAGGACTGGCCCAGGGCGGTCTTTTTCCATGATTCCTTCGCCCGGGCCATGCAAGTCCACGCGGCCGAGCGTTTTTCCCGGTCCGTGTTCTTGTGGACCCACGCCTTGGTTCCTTTCGTTATTGAGAAGGAGCGGCCCGACGTGGTGGTGCTGGAAGTGGTTGAACGGTATGTCTTTGCGCTTTTGGTTGATTGGTCTAACTAG